From Miscanthus floridulus cultivar M001 chromosome 15, ASM1932011v1, whole genome shotgun sequence, the proteins below share one genomic window:
- the LOC136507281 gene encoding uncharacterized protein, producing the protein MSTTTPVFRDVAQSRARSPPPPAPLPPPVALARALAHAAPPRLLTCPKPRGHPEAAPHRAPADGLLPAAALPPTPCRCPRLAARATASDPPPPYIIVLALALPWPPPPASAAAAVPPAPVEPDSLRGASGIPRPPSATAVVGHATAVIGRATCSGRPCHH; encoded by the exons atgtcgacgacgaccccggtctTCCGTGATGTGGCA CAGAGCCGAGctcggtcgccgccgccgcccgcgcccttgCCTCCACCGGTCGCCCTCGCCCGCGCCCTCGCCCACGCTGCGCCACCGCGCCTGCTCACGTGCCCCAAGCCCCGTGGCCACCCCGAGGCCGCCCCGCACCGCGCCCCAGCGGACGGCCTGCTCCCCGCGGCCGCGCTACCCCCCACGCCGTGCCGTTGCCCGCGGCTGGCCGCCCGCGCCACGGCCAGTGACCCTCCTCCGCCCTACATCATCGTCCTCGCCTTAGCCTTGCCTtggcctccaccgccggcctcggccgcggccgccgtgcctcccgcgcccgtcgagccggactcgcTGCGCGGAGCCTCGGGCATCCCACGCCCGCCGAGCGCCACCGCTGTCGTCGGCCACGCCACCGCTGTCATCGGCCGTGCCACCTGCAGCGGCCGGCCGTGCCACCATTAG